Proteins from one Catenuloplanes atrovinosus genomic window:
- a CDS encoding WXG100-like domain-containing protein — protein MGLQLPGELITALGWIGLSWPEADEEKLFEMGQAWMDFSGVVAGASGEAGAAATAVWSQHRGESMQAFQKWWTDPDSGPGQLPNYSQAAMLIGTGLIACAAIVLALKIQVIVQLAILVFQVAQAIATAAVTFGASLLEIPIFQMITREIVGLLIDQVLQELLNA, from the coding sequence ATGGGACTTCAGCTACCTGGCGAACTCATCACCGCGCTCGGGTGGATCGGCCTGTCATGGCCGGAGGCCGACGAGGAGAAGCTGTTCGAGATGGGCCAGGCCTGGATGGACTTCTCCGGTGTGGTCGCCGGCGCGTCCGGCGAGGCCGGCGCGGCCGCGACTGCCGTCTGGTCGCAGCATCGCGGCGAGTCGATGCAGGCGTTCCAGAAGTGGTGGACGGACCCCGACAGCGGTCCCGGCCAGCTGCCGAACTACTCGCAGGCGGCCATGCTGATCGGCACCGGCCTGATCGCCTGCGCCGCGATCGTGCTCGCATTGAAGATTCAGGTGATCGTCCAGCTGGCGATCCTAGTCTTTCAGGTCGCCCAGGCCATCGCGACCGCGGCTGTCACCTTCGGTGCGTCGCTGCTGGAGATCCCGATCTTCCAGATGATCACGCGGGAGATCGTCGGTCTGCTCATCGATCAGGTCCTGCAGGAGCTGCTCAATGCGTAG
- a CDS encoding YbaB/EbfC family nucleoid-associated protein, with the protein MLDATVGALRATGAEPEDEETARLRRIGESEDGQVRAEFGADGRLESLVLDPRVMRLGSAEVGDRVIAAVNAAIDSMRGTAQVPAPGDLSQLAEQLEQVRDTAVPRLSAFLQTLTEAQQRMAGGGSR; encoded by the coding sequence ATGCTGGACGCTACGGTGGGCGCGCTACGCGCCACCGGCGCAGAGCCCGAGGACGAGGAGACGGCACGCCTACGCCGGATCGGCGAGTCCGAGGATGGGCAGGTCCGTGCCGAGTTCGGCGCTGACGGCCGATTGGAGTCGCTGGTCCTGGACCCGCGGGTCATGCGGCTCGGCTCGGCGGAGGTCGGTGATCGGGTCATCGCGGCGGTGAACGCGGCGATCGACTCGATGCGTGGCACGGCGCAGGTCCCTGCGCCGGGAGATCTCTCGCAACTGGCCGAACAGCTGGAGCAGGTACGCGATACGGCGGTTCCTCGTCTCAGCGCGTTCCTGCAGACGCTGACCGAGGCACAGCAGCGGATGGCCGGAGGGGGTTCCCGGTGA
- a CDS encoding Clp protease N-terminal domain-containing protein, with protein MGDAPFGPEPDLPSSEALAAAWRAALVRGRPAVTTGLLLAVIAKEHADLRDRLPGLTADALGADASTGQSAGPAERPGAAVRQPAAGGADSGRAVDVAHGPGAASLREARWWVLRNLSGRDRAHADAGGDPVWSAGLRTALAEAAAQAGDGGWIGIGVLAAAALRHPDPELTAWAAAAGADLPGIARAVRSAPGSAVEPYTPMLGMLTPLQALDPPLPAPLRLLTGFVARRVGRDPRWGGPVLPNLESEVLRQAVRAGHDRVTTEALLLAVLSLDAQLAAGGVRLAERFRAHNRGGELLRAAGLPAAPEPADGAEPGDVLGPEETARRLWSGGRPGDPVWGRRVIDALDRAGELARAAGHSDIGTTHVLAAALDDAESAAVRWLHDLGVDTVRLRQSASWS; from the coding sequence ATGGGAGACGCACCATTCGGCCCGGAGCCGGACCTGCCGAGTTCCGAGGCATTGGCGGCCGCCTGGCGCGCGGCCCTGGTTCGGGGCCGGCCGGCCGTGACAACCGGCCTGCTGCTCGCCGTGATCGCGAAGGAGCACGCCGATCTCCGCGACCGGCTGCCCGGCCTCACCGCCGACGCTCTCGGCGCTGACGCTTCCACCGGGCAGTCCGCCGGCCCAGCCGAGCGGCCTGGGGCTGCGGTGAGACAACCTGCAGCGGGCGGTGCGGACTCCGGGCGGGCGGTCGACGTCGCCCACGGACCGGGGGCCGCGTCGCTGCGGGAGGCCCGGTGGTGGGTGCTGCGCAACCTGTCCGGCCGGGACCGGGCCCACGCCGACGCGGGCGGGGACCCGGTCTGGTCGGCGGGGCTGCGCACGGCGCTGGCCGAGGCCGCGGCGCAGGCCGGCGACGGTGGCTGGATCGGGATCGGGGTGCTGGCCGCCGCGGCGCTGCGGCACCCCGACCCGGAGCTGACCGCCTGGGCCGCCGCGGCCGGGGCCGACCTGCCCGGCATCGCCCGGGCGGTCCGGTCCGCACCCGGCAGCGCCGTGGAGCCGTACACGCCGATGCTGGGCATGCTCACCCCGCTGCAGGCGCTGGACCCGCCGTTGCCGGCGCCGCTGCGGCTGCTCACCGGCTTCGTCGCCCGGCGGGTCGGTCGTGATCCACGTTGGGGCGGCCCGGTCCTGCCGAACCTGGAGAGTGAGGTGCTGCGCCAGGCGGTTCGGGCCGGCCACGACCGGGTGACCACCGAGGCGCTGCTGCTCGCCGTGCTCAGCCTGGACGCCCAGTTGGCGGCGGGCGGCGTCCGGCTGGCCGAGCGGTTCCGGGCGCACAACCGGGGTGGCGAGCTGCTGCGCGCCGCCGGGCTGCCCGCCGCGCCGGAGCCCGCGGACGGCGCCGAGCCCGGCGACGTGCTCGGCCCGGAGGAGACCGCGCGGCGACTGTGGAGCGGCGGCCGTCCCGGCGACCCGGTATGGGGCCGCCGGGTGATCGACGCGCTGGACCGGGCGGGCGAGCTGGCCCGGGCGGCCGGGCATTCGGACATCGGCACCACGCACGTGCTGGCCGCGGCGCTGGACGACGCCGAGTCGGCGGCGGTGCGCTGGCTGCACGACCTCGGCGTGGACACGGTGCGGCTGCGGCAGTCGGCGTCGTGGTCCTAG